A single genomic interval of uncultured Pseudodesulfovibrio sp. harbors:
- a CDS encoding DegT/DnrJ/EryC1/StrS family aminotransferase, with the protein MSIPFIDLKAQYRQVEDAVKKGIDGVLEHGAYVMGPEIRELESRLSSFSAVRHAVGCASGTDALIMALMALEVGPGDAVFTTPFTFMATAESIAILGATPVFVDVDPVTFNIDPDDLRRKIREIKDGQSELTPKGVIAVDLFGQPADYDRIEPLAHNNGLFLIVDAAQSFGATYKGKPVCSFGDMACTSFFPAKPLGCYGDGGMVFAQNDELHKLLVSVRVHGMGEEKYENVRLGINGRLDSMQAAVLLAKFEVFPDEIEKRQQAADRYNELLGDIADLTVPVVAEGNTSVWAQYSLLARDAEHREELMGKLKAADIPSVIYYPKPLHLQKAFANLGYSEGSFPVCEDVASRIFSLPMHPYLKAEDQETIAQVLKG; encoded by the coding sequence ATGAGTATTCCGTTTATTGATTTGAAGGCACAATACCGACAGGTTGAAGATGCCGTTAAAAAAGGCATTGATGGTGTTCTGGAGCATGGGGCCTACGTCATGGGGCCAGAAATCAGGGAATTGGAAAGCAGGCTTTCAAGCTTCTCCGCAGTTCGTCATGCCGTAGGGTGTGCCTCCGGTACGGATGCCCTGATCATGGCGCTTATGGCTCTTGAAGTCGGGCCGGGTGATGCCGTTTTCACTACGCCGTTCACTTTCATGGCCACTGCGGAGAGTATTGCCATACTTGGGGCTACTCCTGTCTTTGTCGATGTAGATCCAGTGACGTTCAATATTGATCCTGATGACTTGCGCCGTAAGATCAGGGAGATCAAGGATGGACAATCTGAACTGACCCCCAAGGGGGTCATTGCCGTGGATCTGTTTGGACAGCCTGCGGATTACGATCGCATTGAACCTCTGGCTCACAACAACGGTCTGTTCCTGATTGTTGATGCTGCACAGTCCTTCGGAGCGACGTATAAGGGGAAACCCGTATGCTCATTCGGCGATATGGCCTGTACTTCTTTCTTCCCTGCCAAACCGCTTGGTTGCTATGGTGACGGTGGCATGGTGTTCGCCCAGAATGACGAATTGCATAAGCTCCTTGTCTCCGTACGTGTGCACGGAATGGGAGAGGAAAAATATGAAAATGTACGTCTCGGAATCAACGGGCGGCTGGACTCCATGCAGGCGGCTGTTCTGCTTGCCAAGTTTGAAGTTTTCCCCGACGAGATAGAAAAACGCCAGCAGGCCGCGGATCGCTATAATGAGCTTTTGGGTGATATCGCAGACCTTACAGTTCCCGTTGTTGCCGAAGGCAATACTTCTGTTTGGGCTCAGTATTCGCTGCTTGCCAGAGATGCAGAGCATCGTGAAGAATTGATGGGTAAACTGAAAGCCGCAGATATTCCGTCTGTCATTTACTACCCCAAACCGCTTCATCTTCAGAAAGCATTTGCCAATTTGGGATATTCCGAAGGGAGCTTCCCGGTTTGTGAGGATGTCGCCAGCAGGATTTTCAGTCTGCCCATGCATCCGTATCTCAAGGCTGAAGATCAGGAAACCATTGCACAGGTCCTCAAGGGGTAA